The DNA window GGAGAATCCTGCATaactgcaaaataaaacaatgaaaatttcCACTGCCTGAGGTGCAGATGCTGAAAGAAAAGGACCACCACTTACAACTCTCCAAAAACCTGGGCAGCTGGAGGGAGCTGTCAGCAATGGCTTCTTGGCAACAGTCTGCACAAAGATATCAGATTGTGAATTGTTTGATTTGCGTGGGTTTGTAAAGCTCACCAGCCAACAGCAACCCTGCTCATCTACCTGTGTAGGCTGAGGTTTTGATCCAGGCTAGGGCAGGTGTTGGATAGCCGGTGGCATCACAACGGAGAATAACATTGCTGCCCAGTGGAGAGACCCTGGTGGCTGCAGGCTGGATGGAAGGCCGCATACAGTGAGAGAATTGTACTGGGGTCAGCAGTATCGTGGATTGCCCCACAGCTCTACTGCAGATCAAGAGCTGGTCCATGAGAACCACAGGGCTCCCCAAAGACATGGACAATGACATCAGCATAGAGATCTGGCAGTCACATATCCAGGGATTGTCCTGGAGACCTGTGTGCCAAACAGAGAATGTCTCATATACATTATCTACTAGAGATACTCAATTTATACTTGTGACATATTGCATTGGTATCTAGAGCTAATTCTCGTTTGTGCAGGTTATCAAAGTGGCTAGGGTCTTTCCAGGTGTTTCGGCAAAAAAAGGTGGTATGGAGGAGGCTTTCTGGAGCCTCCCCTGCCTAGTCTTTTGGAGGAATTCAAGTGCTCCAGAGAGAGGCTGGAAATGACGCCGTCAGAATCCTGTgaaaaaacatctcaaacatcACCAAAGCAACACTGGCCTTGTGCGAGAGAGGAGGATTTGGCCTTGAAAAGAGCAAACCATAACGGCACGAGGCAGCTCCACCTCGGTCCAGAGGCCTAGTCTTTCAGGAGGTGTGCCAGCAAGAGCAGGCAGCAAGGTACATGTGGGACATCCCTCAAtttgaagagagagctgagagaaGAAAGTCCTCTCGAAAGGAAAATATGAACTATGGAAGCATCCCACCCCATCTTCATTTTACAGCATATGATGTTCTGCCACCTCTAACAAGCCTCAAGCACAGTCTGGGTTATGGAAGACAAAGGTTGCTACAACTGGGGGTAAAACCAAGCGATGCAGTGCCTTACAGCTGTTATGGAGACCAAATGATCGGCCATCAATTCCAGGCCAGAACATCTGATCCTTGTCCGCTGGGAGGAATGCTGAACTGGTGGCTGGTCAAGCTGAGTCAAAGGCTGTGCTTTCCATCAGAAATCGCCACTGCAAACCTCAGACCGGACCTCCTTCTCTCTTGCTCTCACTTCCACAGGTTTGTATGATGGAGCTGAACGAAAGAGCCTCAGGTACACTGAGAAAAATTCCATCGTAAGTTGGCTGCTACCAGGCTGCTCAAGGATTTGGGAATGTGAGGCCAAGTCCAACACCAAGCCAAAGCTCTCACAAGCACAGCTGAACAGGGAAGCCAGTGACTCTGGGTAAAAAGGGGAGACCGCACATGGGCCACAACATAGCATGTGGGGTGCAGAaggtcatcagagaaggaaCGAAGGAGTCCACTTGATGACTCCAATGATGCATTTAACCCTTCTGTCCCACATACTGCACCACAGATCCAACCTGGAAACCCCTCAGATCTTTGCCTCAACCCAACTTACACCTCAGGAGCTCAATCAATACGAGGTGGTCGTAAAACTGATGACTTATGCGACAGTCATTTTTGTACCAATTAAAAAGCcaaatgcagcatttctttatttctcagCCAActctaataaaaataaaaaggtttgtATCATCTGTTTACCCAGAATTCTTCTTTGAGCTTGTCCTTTATCCAGGAGAGGAAACCAAAGGTCCAACATCTCAAGGGGTAATGTAGTCAGCCTGACAGGTGAAGGGAAAGAGCAATTACTGGTGAGCTACATAAACAGGCTTAGCAGTTTTTTAAAGCAAACTTTCAGAGAGACCAGAGTTGCTGTTGTTGCCTTGTTCTctttctgctgcctgcaggaaACCAGGCTACCATTTGATTCAGAATGGACAAGAGAGGAAACCCTGAAACCTTGCATGAAAAATtaagttctgaaggcaaaaggacCCATCCAAGTATTAAGAAGGTGTAGCTAATGAAGTGGCCCGTAAGTGCAGATATTAATGTATTCCACCTGATGAAGAAACTGATTCACCTGTTGCTGGACAGGTCCAGATAGGTGATGTTGGGGAGGAAGACAGAAGCATGGGCTGGGAGGCTGGACAGGCGGTTGTTGTGAAGACCCAGAGTTTGGAGGCGAGGCATGTCCCTGAGCCCCTCCCAGGGGAAGGATGCAAGGAAGTTCCCATCAAGACGCAGCTCTCGCAAGGCCTTCAGGTTGACAAAGCTGCTGGGATGGACAGTTGTGATGGAATTGTATGTCAACCACAGGAACCGCAGTTCTGATAGGTTGTAGAAGGCTGCGCGGGGTACTCTGGAGATCTGAGTCTTCTCTAGTCGAAGCCTTACTGTGTCCGAAGGGACATTAATTGGAACAGAAGACATTTTGGAGTCACTGCACTGGACCAACCTGATGGAGTGAATGATAAACACAAGACCGTCAGGTCTAAAGTCAGATTCCACCAGCTGCTtgtctgtacgtgtgtgtgtgtgtgtgtgtgtgtctgtgtgtatgtgtgctgtTCTGTGCTACTGCATTAACAGATGTGTGTCAGCAGTTACAACAATGGTTCTGACCTTTCTGTaacaataaagataaaaaaaccCACCATTTTGGCCAACATACAAACATTGATTTGTTCAGGAATGAGAATAAGTTGCGTCATCAAATCCTAAACAAAGAGAGATGTGAATGAACCTGAGCTCCGATAATCCGGTGCCATCATATgtgcaggagcaggaaatgGGACAGGCATAAAGTTCCCGTAGAACAGACTGCAGGAtctgaaagagcagcagcagatacaTCTTTCAAAGGACAAAATCAGCACTCTCCAGGGCGCTAAATGTCTCCATAGTCCCAGTCTTCTCAGTCAGACGTTGTGTCCACACAGAGAATCTGTTGCCCAGATTAGCTGGGATTACGCTCCTTTCAGGCACCACATAATCCCACAGCTCACGTGTCACAAATCACAACATCAGGCCGCAGCCCATTTCTGCATTACGGTATATCATGCTaacaaagggaggaggaggaaagtactgttattattttcatttttaaccatAAACAAACAGACAGAATTTATTAGAGCACTGTGAGCAGAGCCTTCACAGCGTCTGTTCAGAGGTTTACGTTAGAATAGTTACTGTTTTTACAGAACAATGTAAGTAAAATAGGAAGCAATGTCTTCCTCCCAGATGGGAAAAATGGTCATTGTAATTCATCTCCCCagcaatcaaatcaaatcaaatcaaatcaaatcaaatcaaatcaaatcaaatcaaatcaaatcaaatcaaatcaaatcaatctttatttatacagcgtcttttacaatcaaaattgtttcaaggtgctttccagaatcccagggcctaacccccaacaagtaacagtggcaaggaaaaactcccctttaacaggaagaaaccttgagcaggaccaggctcatgtagggggaccctcctgctgatggccggctgggtagagaagagagaggggggaggacaggcaggggatagaagagagagaggagaggagaggagaggagaggagaggagaggagaggagaggagaggagaggagaggagaggagaggagaggagaggaggaggcacaAAGCatagaaacacatacaaaaatacactatttatgcaagccgtcggctgagtgggtcagcggggccggagatcatggcgggggggggggcagaaaaactacacaagaatcagcataactagtctgcttgatgaggaggaggaaaggagaggaaaggagaggagaggagaggaaaccatgacccagtggggtgacagaggcctgtcaggtgatcatgtttccggaccccggcagccttggcctataacagcatagctaaaatgttaacctaatgattagacgaccccctacttatgataatttgtctgtctataatagtaactggaactacagaattagtaacaataagctttttcaaagaggtaggttttaagcctaatcttaaaagtagcgatggagtcagcctcccgtacctggacagggagctggttccatagcagaggggcctggtagctaaatgctcggccccccattctactcttataaactctgggaaccacaagtagaccagcattctgagagtggatgACAGATGACAGTGTATGATGGAGGAATTGCTGAAAATTCCTAATAACACTAGGACAGAAGAAATTCATTTATTAAGAAGAACTCATAAACACTACTTTATTCATCTTGTCTTCTTCATTATCATGGCATTCTTATTGGGCAATGGCATTTACAATCAAGCTCCCCCCCATCTTTGGACAACCTCACCACAACGAACAAAACTCAAATGGAGGCGAGGTGGGTGCTTAAGTGTTCAGTGccatgaatgaatgagtgaatgaatggtTTCCATCTTTGCTATTGTTTACACGCAATGTGTTTCCGGGTGCAATCTGAAATGGTCCGCCAGGGGGCAGAAGGACGACCTCGTTTGTAAACATGCAGAGAAGAAGTCGGAAGGCGGAAGTGTCACACCCGTGTTGTTATTAAGTTCAGGCTTTCATCGGAGAAAATGTCCGGAGCTGCTCCTTCTATTCCAAACCAGTTTATCTGTCGCCAGCGCGAAGAGCTGCTGTCAAAGACCCACCGGAGGCCCGGTGTCCGGCAGTTGGCACTCCCACAGCAGCAAGCCAGGGTGAGAGAGCCGAGCACGGCCTGCTGTAGCGTTCGTTCCCTCCGAAAGGTGGACTATTAAAAAGTTAGATAAGTGGGGACAGAGTATTGACGTTATTGGTATATATTTGAGAGGTTCAAGTGTCCACGTCtggtttgtccccccccccagctcagacAGCGACCCCCCAGCACCAGTAATCCCAGTTCCTGGGGGTGCACAGTGGAAGAGGCCGCCAGACAGCCACGCCTGGATGACTGTGAGAGAATGGGAACTCTGTTTGGGATACTCAATAAGTGTCTGCGGGGGCTGGGATTCAGCCACATGTTGTTTGGGGACAGAATAGTGGAACCTGTAGTCATGCTCttcttctggctgctgctttggttcCTGGGCGTCCAGGCTCTGGGCCTGGTGGCAACGctgtgcatcatcatcatctacaTCCAGAAGTAGCAGCAGTCTCAGGCTAATGCTCCTGGGTGCTTCGCATCCTCTCCTCATGTCCGCAGGTTTCCCCCAGGACCTTCCGGAGGGAAATGACTGGACTACATTGTGCAGTCGTGAAGAACAGGAATCCAACTTCACGCTCTGTTTTGTGACGCTTTTTGGGCACAGCACAGCATGCAAAATATGCAAACCTTTGGTTCCACGCCAACATTTAACACAGCCACGTCTAAACCCAGGCCTCGAGGGTgataatccagccgggttttctgtcccacccaATGCATTTTCaacctggtgggacagaaaacccagctgtgGACCGTGGACTGGGTTGGAACGTGGCCTTTGTTGAGTTTCTTAGTTCTAGTAAATATCTGTTGTGCCTTTGATATGATCAGGGTGCATTTATATcaaacttatttttatttatatctaATTGAATGCAATTTAGAATGACACGGAGGAAAATGTGATGTTATTCATTTCACAGATGTTGATTTTTAATATTCAGTaagtttcttcattttcttgAAGCTGCAAAGGCAGATGTTTGGTCCTCTGGAGAACGTGTTGCTGAAGCCTCAGAGGCTGATTTTCCATGTACTGTCATACCAGAAATAGGTTCTAACCCCAACAATTAAACTGTCAGCTTGGTTTGCTCTCCTGCCGTCAGCACCTGTTTTTAAACAGTATTTGGGTGGAAATGTGTCCTGTCCTGTTTGTGCGTCAGCAGCTTAGGTGTCCATTAACGGTCTCACCTGAATGACATCTGCACCTTGTACTCACTGCAGAATGTTGTCCCTTGCCCCTGAAGGCTTTCCACCTCTGCTCCGTCGTACATgtatgctgcagcagctggaagaaggTCCCAAACgcctacattttttttttacactacaGGATCATTGTGGTGCCTTGACGTGATCTCTGGTAATTCTCAGGGGACTGTGAGTGCAGCTACAGACTGTAGGGAATCTGTAGGTCCACAATGAGGCATCCGGGCTGACATCAGGAGTCCCGCAGATGATTAAAGTGCTTCTAAATGTGTTTTGGGTTGCTGATTTGGATCTCAATGTCTTCCTTCTTTCACAACTAAAGAGTGTCGATCCACTCCGGCAGCAAGGGCGAGAAAGTCCTGTCAGTGTTTAATGGTTGTAGCAGAGGAGGAGACGTGAGTGCGAGCAATACTGTATGTGGGTTTTAAAAGAAGTCCGGAAAATGAGCTGAATAAAGGCAAAACGTGAGGTGAGGAAGCAGAATGACTCTGGACTGACTGGCAGCGTAGGAAACACATCTCTCATATTTTCAGTAGGAGCAACAGCTGCATATTTACAGTGAACTCAGCACTCGGGTTGCACGTGTGTTGGCAtatattaatgtgttttaaatacGTTTTCATTCCATCTATTTACACACATGTACATATATGTATAGAAAATGAAGCCTCGGTTGATTTGAGTCTGTCCAAAGGGCTGGTTTCCACACATGAACAGGTGGCTTACGTCGTTTCCACGGCACCTCTGGGTCTGCTGGGTCTTGGCTTCCTCTGTACTCGGTGTGGCCCTGAGAGCCAATGCTGCCTGGCAGGCTCAGTGTCCGCTGCCTCCCTCCGACAGGATGCGGCTGGGCTCTGTAAACTTGGCCGTGGCGATGTAGAAGAGGGTGGGTCCTGGAACCAGAGCCAGCAGAGGCAGgtcctgctccagcctgtccaggCGGGAGATGGAGACAATGCCGTAGGCGTGCAGCAGCCAGTGACTGAAGAGGACGACTAGACGCTTCTTCTTGGTGACCAGACTCTTAAAAGACTGAATGAAAGCAGAACGTGTCACTAGCACAGATACCCACTGCTATCTGTAAGATCACTCTTTTATCAGGCCCCTCCCGGGAAAGGGGGCAGCCTCTGCTCTGTCTAAACACCCTACTGTCGGGCAAATGTTTGGCCAGAGGGCGCAGCTGCCATCTGGATGATTTCCGGGACACTTCAAACACAACCGAATGCAGCAGGTGTCTTTACCTGTATTTCAGAGGCAGACATGTAAACAGCCAGCGTGACCAATGACAAGACCAAGATGATGTAGGGAAATGCATAATCTAAAAGACAAAGATGGGCATGCATCAGTTCCTGTGCAGGCACATTGTGAACAGGCGGTCAACAGGCGGGACTCACAGAGCAGCCCTCCACCCACAGCCTGCAGCACAGTAAGGATGGGGAAGAAGTACAACGCCGCGTAGATGCTCTTGAAGCGATCAGACTTGCCCAGACCGCAGGCGATCTTCTTGACCAGCAGGggcgcagcagcatcatcatcaccaggcAGAAGGCGTAATAGATTAAGATGATGGTGTAGCTAAAGCAAAAAGAGCGGAACGCAGTGAGATGCAAGACACACGCTACTGCTTATGCTTCCAGATGCTTCCAGAAACATCCACATAAAAGAGCACCAgacctctctgctgcttgatTTTAAGGTCAGCTCGTGCTTACAGCGGATAGACTGCCTCTTGGGTGCAGTGCAAGGTGTTGACGTAGTCGGGACTGGGATTGTACAGCATGGTGTACCAGTCTGACAGCATCTGGACCCGGCAGGAACGGATGCCGAGCGTTCCCACCGGCTCAGTGACCAGCAGCGTGATCACTGCTGATACACTGCACTCCAGCATGGCTGTGACGTGCTGCAGCAGGGCACTGGAACTGGACAAGATGGACAGGCCTCTCGTCACACACATCGCATCAGGAAAGGGTTGCTAAAATGTGGGCACAGCACTCACCTTTTCTTTCCAGAGTACCACTCGATGAAAAACCAGTGCAGCACCAGTGGTAACATGGCCATGAAGCCCAGGTAGAGCCAGTCGTACAGCTCAGGGGACTCTGTGCAGCGTTCACAGATCTTCTGCAGGTTGGTCCTCTCCCCGAGGACAGACCTCAAAGGAGACACACAAAAGGTAACTGAAAATGGTGCCAAAGTTGAAACTATTATCTACAAATCCTGGTAAAAGACGGCTCAGGAAACCTGAAAAGATTACAAAGGAACATCCATGGTGAGATCTTAAAAATAAGAAGGGATGCCTCCAGAAAGGACTTTTTAGAAGGTATTTTTCAAGGTCCTTTAGCTTTAAATCACCAGGATCTTCCAGAAGTCAAGAAGGCTGAGGAGGGGTACAGAAATCCTGAGTGTCCTGACACACATGGATGTAAGGTGCGGTAGGCCAGGGGCACCCCCATGCTGGGGCGCTTCATCAAGACTGGATCCTTGGCTCCCCACGAGTGCGGATGACGTCTGCTCCGGAACGACCCTGTTCACCTCACAACTGTGACTGTGCAGAGGCTGCAGGTCCCAGAACCCCATCCCTGAATACTCACCCCACACTCTCCCTCCGCTGAACCATTGACCATCATCCTGCCACAGTAGAGCCCTGGACAAGTGGAGCTCATGGCCACAGCTGATATAAAAACACAGGGCTGCGAGTTATTGTTATGTGGGACGTTTCGAGTGGCTGATATAGTAAATGTTACAAGAGAACTGAAGTGATGCGGCAGCACTGCTCGAGACcgaaaataacacaaaaaccaaaaccccGTACACCAGGTGTTGAAACGAACAACAAAGAGTCcaatttgattaaaaaacaaacaaaaaaaggttttggTTTCTTTAACAAGCGAAATGTCTAAATCTCAAATACGTACAAATACGCGAGCTAACGCGTAAACCATCCAACAGTCACACAGATGTCTGCGCAGCACATAAAGGTGAATGTTaccaaataataaataaatattataaatGTATGAAGTATACCGAGTTTACTTACACATGCTGTCCAAACACTGATTAAAATAAAGGTCCACAATGTAGCTCCTTTTTCAACAACTGACGACACCGGATACGGACGGAATAAAGTGTAACGCCGACAGGAAATttatcttcttcttttttttcccccaccctATTTTTGCGGCGGTTGGCAATGTTCGGGTGCATTACCGCTATGGCCTGATCAGGAGGTCCACCCGGGATGGATAGACCTCTGAACGAGGTCCCGTTTAAACCCGGATAACTTAAAGCATTTGCGTCAAGTGATTGCCTCAAATAGTTTAAGTTactgaaatatattttttaaagtatAATAAATTCAAATGTACAATATTTGAATTTATCTTGAACTTTTGGCATTCCCTGCTGAATGAAGATTAAGGTGTTTATTAAACACTTGGGGAGTGCAGGTGGAGTGCGTAAGTAAATTCAAACAGGAGACACATTGCCTGTTGGTGATTGCCTCCATCGCAATGCTACCCTCCACAACTATCCCCAGTCTTGAGGGCTTTAGTTGCAGTGATTCTGTTTGCAGCAGGCCAtcatcttagccctgctgaggttgactctgttgctgaaggtgcagcagcctcactgagaatcacgcttgattctgttgcccccctgaaaaagagaatagtaaatcagaggaggtgtgccccctggtataattcacatatcaggaccctcaagcagaaagtgtgaagactggaaaggaagtggcattcttgtaaaatagacagctaccatgtagcctggaaagactgtctattagtttataaaaaggcccttcgcaaggctagaacagcttatttttcttctttgattgaggaaaataagaacaaccccaggtttcttttcagcactgtggccaaattaaccaagagtcacagtgttttagatccacgtatcccttcttcccttagtggtgaagacttcatgagcttcttcactgataaagttctagctatcagagagaaagctaaccaggccatcccaacaactggaccaacaccagatgtgctgactgggggaacatacagggtctccaacgagcccttaagctccttcagccctatatatttttctgaggcgtcatcgctaattcagaaatccaagaccaccacgtgtcttttagatcccatcccaacacacctgttgaaggatgttttaccattgataggcagttctatcctggaccagatcaatggttctttcgtgtcaggttatgtaccccggtcctacaaggtggcagtgattaagccgttgcttaaaaaaccatcactggatcccgaagtcttagcaaattataggccaatatccaaccttccttttatctctaaagttctagagaaggtggtggtgactcagttactggagcacctgcagaggaacagcctgtttgagacgtttcagtcaggctttagagctcaccacagcacagaaacagcacttcttaaagtcactaatgatcttctcatagcttccgatcatggactggtctctatgctggttctgctggacctcagtgctgcttttgatacagttgatcacagcatcctgttacagagactggaacatgtgactgggattaaagggacagcactagactggtttagatcatatttatccgatagataccagtttgcccatgtccatggtgttccctcctcatacagtagggttagccatggagttcctcaaggttctgtactcggaccaatcctcttcacattgtacatgcttcccttagggaacattattcggcagcatgggataaatttaattgttatgctgatgacactcagctctatttatccatgaaacccgaggagacagagaagttagtgaagctccagacctgtcttaaagacataaagtcctggatgtcttcaaatttcctcctccttaacccaggaaaaactgaggtcatggtgtttggtcctgaacctctcagggatagattagatcacatgatcactctagatggtatctcattaacatctagtctctctgtgaggaatctaggagtaacttttgatcaaaatctctccttcaactcacacattaaattagtctctagaagtaccttttttcacttgaggaacatcacaaagatcaggaaactgctgacgcggcatgatgctgaaaagttagtccatgcatttgttacttccaggctggactactgtaactccttattatcagggtgtccaaacaactctttaagaagcctccagttgatccaaaatgctgcagccagagttctgacaggtattgacaaaagagatcacattactcctgtactggcgtcgcttcattggctgcccgttaaatttagaataatttttaaaacccttcttttgacctacaaggtcctcagaggcctagctccatcctacctggaggagttagtgataccttaccagcccaatagaccgctccgctctcagaatgctggtctacttgtggttcccagagtttccaggagtagaatggggggccgagcatttagctaccaggcccccctgctatggaaccagctccctgtccaggtacgggaggctgactccatcgctacttttaagatcagactcaaaacctacctctttgaaaaagcttattgttactaattcagtagttccagtttctatcatagacagacaaattatcatacctaggggtcgtctaatcgttaggtcacatcttagttatgctgttataggccgaggctgccggggtccggaaacatgatcacctgacaggcctctgtcactccactgggtcatggtttcctctcttttcctctcctttcctctcctcatcaagcagactagttatgctgattcttgtgtagtttttctgcttctcccccccccccctctatttatttacaggtatcgccgccctcagagctgcataatgacctccggccccgctgaagtgattgtgcatcatattttttgtgtgtgtttctgtgctctgtgcctctcctctccctctccctctcctctcctctcctctcctctcctctcctctcctctcctctcctctcctctcctctcctctcctctccctctcctctcctctcctctccttctccttttcctctccctctcctcttctttcctctcctctttcccctcctcctccttctcctctcctctacctcccctccactctacttctcctctcctctacccctctcctctcctacctatcctatcctctacctatcctcccccttctcctctctctttacccagccggccatcagcaggagggtcctcctacatgagcctggtcctgctcaaggtttcttcctgttaaaggggagtttttccttgccactgttgcttgtctggggtcaggccctgggattctggaaagcgccttgaaacaattttgattgtataagacgctatataaataaagattgattgattgattggtgctttaccgccacccggtggacacgcgtggaactgcagacaatagttaaacgcgctccgacacattctgacctctgctgctcctcctggactccagggctgcagaaatatgctgcttttacaagtctttctaaATCTctgaagcatcataaatcttatttatttatttatgtaactaagttagtcagttttaatttaaatgcaaaaacatatttatggcattaaaatagcaaaacaacttttcatc is part of the Takifugu rubripes chromosome 21, fTakRub1.2, whole genome shotgun sequence genome and encodes:
- the jkamp gene encoding LOW QUALITY PROTEIN: JNK1/MAPK8-associated membrane protein (The sequence of the model RefSeq protein was modified relative to this genomic sequence to represent the inferred CDS: inserted 3 bases in 2 codons), whose translation is MSVAMSSTCPGLYCGRMMVNGSAEGECGVCPXGERTNLQKICERCTESPELYDWLYLGFMAMLPLVLHWFFIEWYSGKKSSSALLQHVTAMLECSVSAVITLLVTEPVGTLGIRSCRVQMLSDWYTMLYNPSPDYVNTLHCTQEAVYPLYTIILIYYAFCLVMMMLLRPXLVKKIACGLGKSDRFKSIYAALYFFPILTVLQAVGGGLLYYAFPYIILVLSLVTLAVYMSASEIQSFKSLVTKKKRLVVLFSHWLLHAYGIVSISRLDRLEQDLPLLALVPGPTLFYIATAKFTEPSRILSEGGSGH
- the LOC115247513 gene encoding leucine-rich repeat, immunoglobulin-like domain and transmembrane domain-containing protein 3, producing the protein MSSVPINVPSDTVRLRLEKTQISRVPRAAFYNLSELRFLWLTYNSITTVHPSSFVNLKALRELRLDGNFLASFPWEGLRDMPRLQTLGLHNNRLSSLPAHASVFLPNITYLDLSSNRLTTLPLEMLDLWFPLLDKGQAQRRILGLQDNPWICDCQISMLMSLSMSLGSPVVLMDQLLICS
- the fam241a gene encoding uncharacterized protein FAM241A isoform X1 encodes the protein MSGAAPSIPNQFICRQREELLSKTHRRPGVRQLALPQQQARVREPSTACCSVRSLRKLRQRPPSTSNPSSWGCTVEEAARQPRLDDCERMGTLFGILNKCLRGLGFSHMLFGDRIVEPVVMLFFWLLLWFLGVQALGLVATLCIIIIYIQK
- the fam241a gene encoding uncharacterized protein FAM241A isoform X2 → MSGAAPSIPNQFICRQREELLSKTHRRPGVRQLALPQQQARLRQRPPSTSNPSSWGCTVEEAARQPRLDDCERMGTLFGILNKCLRGLGFSHMLFGDRIVEPVVMLFFWLLLWFLGVQALGLVATLCIIIIYIQK